The Apium graveolens cultivar Ventura chromosome 11, ASM990537v1, whole genome shotgun sequence genome has a window encoding:
- the LOC141698006 gene encoding G-type lectin S-receptor-like serine/threonine-protein kinase At2g19130, with protein MHISKLAMGAKESNIFMQLSLLLFLFPIHLCFGADSISASQSLSGDQTIVSSGGNYELGFFKPGNSSKYYIGIWYKKVSEQTVVWVANREKPVSNKNSSELRIVNGNLVLFDETQAQVWFTDTGSNFRNLEAVLLDEGNFVLRNGPSSILWQSLDYPTDTWLPGTRISYDKRTNMTKTLTSWKNLEDPSPGLYTLEVDPVGNQGVIMWNRSKQIWYSGYWDGQTFSKVPEMNQNSYSLFNFSYVSNKNETSFSYSSIRTLSIISRLVIDKSGQIKLFSWLDKTNKWSFIWSEPKQQCEVSDVCGAYGICNQLALPFCNCLPAFKSRFEKSWILGDYSGGCVRNIELECAKTNSSSGGKDMFGKYSYVKLPNNSQSVSFVRSMRGCKSMCLSNCSCTAYAYHDSACFTWRGDLFNMQQLSKENVDGKVIYIRLNSLEFSKKSRKVVYGIVGGSSVVASMILVGFILAWKLRKAGERAVEGTLVAYGYKDIQSATKNFSDRLGGGGFGSVFKGTMPDSTVIAVKKLEGLNQGEKQFRNEVSTIGNIQHVNLVHLRGFCSRGNEKLLVYEYMSKGSLDSHIFKADKGGSVLSWKTRYDIALGIAKGLVYLHEKCINCIIHCDVKPENILLNDDMCPKIADFGLAKLVGRDFSRVLTTMRGTRGYLAPEWISGAAITAKADVYSYGMMLFEFVSGRRNMQQTRDGKVNFFPARAANVTIDGGDVLSILDPNLNYIADIEEVTKICRLACWCIQDDENARPSMSQIVQILEGVLDVNLPPDPRSFQLFLDMNNDEDIVFFTAKLPSLSLQIKSDPSWTSSLSNNSTSSARSLE; from the coding sequence ATGCACATTTCAAAGCTCGCTATGGGTGCTAAAGAAAGCAATATTTTCATGCAACTATCattattgttatttttatttCCCATTCATCTTTGCTTTGGAGCTGATAGCATATCAGCTAGTCAGTCCCTCTCTGGTGACCAAACCATTGTCTCTTCAGGCGGAAATTATGAACTTGGTTTCTTTAAACCAGGTAACTCTTCCAAGTACTACATTGGCATCTGGTACAAGAAGGTTTCCGAACAAACTGTCGTTTGGGTAGCAAACAGGGAGAAGCCTGTAAGCAATAAGAATTCCTCAGAGCTGAGGATTGTTAATGGTAACTTGGTGCTTTTCGATGAGACCCAAGCCCAAGTTTGGTTCACTGATACAGGATCTAATTTTCGCAATCTAGAGGCAGTACTTCTTGATGAAGGAAACTTCGTTTTGAGAAATGGGCCAAGTTCAATACTGTGGCAAAGCTTGGATTATCCTACTGATACATGGTTGCCAGGTACTAGGATTTCATATGATAAACGTACAAACATGACGAAAACTCTTACTTCTTGGAAGAATTTGGAAGATCCTTCTCCTGGATTATACACGTTGGAAGTAGACCCAGTTGGCAATCAGGGTGTGATTATGTGGAACAGGTCCAAGCAGATATGGTATAGTGGATATTGGGATGGCCAGACATTTAGCAAAGTACCTGAGATGAACCAAAATTCTTATTCTTTGTTTAATTTCAGCTATGTTTCCAACAAAAATGAGACTTCCTTCTCATATTCTTCGATACGTACTCTATCAATCATATCTAGACTTGTCATAGATAAATCCGGGCAAATCAAACTATTCTCTTGGTTGGACAAAACCAATAAGTGGAGTTTCATTTGGTCTGAGCCAAAACAACAATGTGAAGTGAGTGATGTTTGCGGGGCATATGGCATATGTAATCAACTTGCTTTACCTTTCTGTAATTGCCTGCCTGCCTTTAAGAGTAGGTTTGAGAAAAGTTGGATTTTGGGAGATTACTCTGGAGGTTGTGTCCGAAATATCGAATTGGAGTGTGCTAAAACAAACTCATCCAGTGGTGGAAAAGACATGTTTGGAAAATATTCTTACGTTAAGTTGCCCAATAATTCTCAATCTGTGTCGTTCGTTAGGAGTATGAGAGGCTGCAAATCTATGTGTCTGAGCAATTGTTCTTGCACTGCTTATGCTTACCATGACAGTGCCTGTTTTACTTGGAGAGGAGATCTCTTTAACATGCAACAGCTATCAAAAGAAAATGTTGACGGGAAGGTAATATATATTAGACTCAATTCACTTGAGTTCTCCAAAAAAAGTAGGAAGGTTGTTTACGGCATTGTTGGAGGGTCATCTGTAGTTGCATCAATGATCCTTGTAGGATTTATTTTGGCGTGGAAATTAAGGAAAGCAGGGGAGAGGGCTGTTGAAGGTACATTGGTGGCTTATGGTTACAAAGATATACAAAGTGCCACAAAGAATTTCTCAGATAGGTTGGGAGGAGGAGGCTTTGGATCTGTTTTCAAGGGAACAATGCCTGATTCTACAGTCATAGCAGTTAAGAAGTTGGAAGGCCTCAACCAAGGAGAGAAGCAATTCCGCAATGAAGTCAGCACCATCGGGAACATTCAGCATGTAAATCTTGTGCATCTTCGTGGTTTTTGCTCTCGCGGTAATGAGAAATTGTTAGTGTATGAGTATATGTCCAAGGGCTCATTAGATTCTCATATTTTCAAAGCAGACAAAGGTGGAAGTGTATTGTCCTGGAAAACAAGGTATGACATTGCTTTGGGGATAGCTAAAGGGCTGGTTTATCTGCACGAAAAATGCATCAACTGCATCATTCACTGTGATGTAAAACCAGAAAACATACTTTTAAACGATGACATGTGTCCCAAAATTGCGGATTTTGGTCTAGCAAAGCTGGTTGGGCGTGACTTTAGCAGGGTCTTGACAACCATGAGAGGGACTAGAGGATATCTTGCACCAGAATGGATATCAGGAGCAGCCATAACAGCAAAAGCGGATGTGTATAGCTATGGAATGATGCTGTTTGAATTTGTGTCAGGTAGGCGAAATATGCAGCAAACTCGAGATGGTAAAGTTAACTTCTTTCCAGCAAGAGCTGCAAACGTGACAATAGATGGAGGCGATGTCCTTAGCATATTGGACCCTAATTTAAATTACATTGCTGATATCGAAGAAGTAACAAAGATTTGTAGACTAGCTTGTTGGTGCATCCAAGATGATGAAAATGCAAGGCCGTCAATGAGTCAGatagttcaaattcttgaaggaGTTTTGGACGTGAATCTGCCTCCAGATCCAAGAAGTTTTCAACTCTTTTTGGATATGAACAATGACGAGGATATTGTTTTCTTTACTGCTAAGTTACCCTCCTTGAGTTTGCAAATAAAGAGTGATCCTTCGTGGACTTCCTCACTCTCCAACAACAGTACATCCTCAGCAAGGTCTTTAGAATGA